From a region of the Methanocaldococcus sp. genome:
- a CDS encoding homoserine dehydrogenase: protein MDIIIIGFGAIGKGVAKVLYEKREYLKENFEEFKVVAITDSSGAAIDENGLNLKKAIDVKEKTGKIINYPEKGREMSSIDVIRNVDADVVVEVTPSNLETGEPAKTHILESFKNKKHVVTANKGPLALFYKELIEAAKKYNVIFRHEASVGGAMPIINLAKETLAGNEILSIRGILNGTTNYILTKMEKEGLDFETILKEAKELGIAETDPTQDIEGLDTAAKIVILANSIMGMNKTIKDVKVKGISRITPEAIFLANKRGYTIKLIGQIKDKHLIVEPMLIPIDSPLNVKGTLNVAMFETDLAKEVVVVGRGAGPIETASAILSDLIHIYQITRR, encoded by the coding sequence ATGGACATTATCATAATTGGATTTGGAGCAATAGGTAAAGGAGTTGCTAAAGTTTTATATGAAAAGAGGGAATATTTAAAGGAAAACTTTGAGGAGTTTAAAGTTGTAGCAATAACAGACAGTTCTGGAGCGGCAATTGACGAGAATGGTTTAAATTTAAAAAAGGCAATTGATGTTAAAGAAAAAACAGGAAAAATTATAAATTATCCAGAAAAAGGTAGAGAGATGAGTTCAATAGACGTTATAAGAAATGTTGATGCCGATGTAGTTGTTGAAGTAACACCCTCAAACTTAGAGACAGGAGAACCTGCTAAAACCCACATATTAGAGAGTTTTAAAAATAAAAAACATGTTGTGACAGCAAATAAAGGACCTTTGGCTTTATTTTATAAAGAGTTAATTGAGGCGGCAAAAAAATACAATGTTATTTTTAGACACGAGGCATCAGTTGGAGGAGCAATGCCTATAATAAACTTAGCAAAAGAAACATTAGCAGGAAATGAAATTTTATCAATAAGAGGAATTTTAAATGGAACTACTAACTATATATTAACAAAAATGGAAAAAGAAGGATTAGACTTTGAAACTATTTTAAAAGAGGCTAAAGAATTGGGGATAGCTGAAACTGATCCTACTCAAGACATTGAAGGTTTAGATACCGCAGCAAAGATAGTTATTTTAGCAAACTCAATTATGGGAATGAATAAAACTATAAAAGATGTAAAAGTTAAAGGAATTAGCAGAATAACACCAGAGGCAATATTCTTAGCAAATAAAAGAGGCTATACAATAAAACTTATTGGTCAAATTAAAGATAAGCACTTAATTGTCGAGCCAATGCTTATACCAATTGATAGCCCACTAAATGTTAAAGGAACTTTAAATGTGGCTATGTTTGAAACAGATTTGGCAAAAGAGGTTGTAGTTGTTGGGAGAGGAGCAGGGCCAATAGAGACAGCATCAGCTATTTTAAGCGATTTAATCCATATTTATCAGATAACAAGAAGGTAG
- a CDS encoding PhoU domain-containing protein, with product MLRGKEATLAGIIRVIIEDEPETQDEIAEKLGISRRYVAKLLKPLIEEKIVKHPYVVDMSKLHKLNLEFDEYIILLMKEIKTTLEKMRDTLLDNLNLVYNALKNNDKKLAEDIIIKDYELNKMEEEIRMLLSMNALKYLPRNYINAFASIASNLERLGDYIANIAEEIIHGLRLDENIENDIERIFNILKEMLIEAVDVVINKKKETKIYKLEEKLHENLEELLNKVLQNKKEDLNFYVQFGMFLKDIERFGDRCVNIVNIALELYHNIPRSPIPERLKRGRL from the coding sequence ATGTTAAGAGGTAAAGAGGCTACATTAGCAGGAATCATAAGGGTAATTATTGAAGATGAGCCTGAAACACAAGATGAGATTGCTGAAAAACTTGGAATTAGTAGGAGATATGTTGCTAAACTTTTAAAGCCACTAATTGAAGAAAAAATTGTAAAACATCCTTATGTTGTTGATATGAGTAAATTGCATAAATTAAACTTAGAATTTGATGAATACATAATATTACTAATGAAAGAGATAAAAACTACATTAGAAAAGATGAGAGATACGCTCTTAGATAACCTAAATTTAGTATATAACGCCTTAAAAAATAACGATAAAAAATTGGCAGAAGATATTATTATTAAAGATTATGAATTAAACAAAATGGAAGAAGAAATTAGGATGCTTTTAAGTATGAATGCACTAAAATACTTGCCAAGAAATTATATAAATGCATTTGCCAGTATTGCATCAAATCTTGAAAGGTTAGGGGATTATATAGCAAACATTGCTGAAGAAATTATTCATGGTCTTAGATTAGATGAAAATATTGAAAATGACATTGAGAGAATTTTTAACATTCTTAAAGAAATGCTAATTGAGGCAGTCGATGTTGTTATAAATAAAAAGAAAGAAACTAAAATTTATAAACTTGAAGAAAAACTACATGAAAATCTTGAAGAATTATTAAACAAAGTTCTACAAAACAAAAAAGAGGACTTAAACTTTTATGTTCAATTTGGTATGTTTTTAAAAGACATTGAAAGATTTGGAGATAGATGCGTTAATATTGTAAATATTGCCTTAGAACTTTATCACAACATTCCAAGAAGTCCAATTCCAGAAAGATTAAAAAGGGGTAGATTATGA
- a CDS encoding phosphoadenosine phosphosulfate reductase family protein: protein MECSICVHTSKTKKIIDYNGKKICIDCLTMLKYPPNFEKMKEEVENILYNLKKENKKYHCILAFSGGKDSVLSLKLLVEKFKLNPLCVMVDNKYIANEAIENALNVTKHYNVDLIILNRDFTDLFEDVIKRGESPCRRCSRLILREVWRFAKLLNIKYIVTGHELPFGHSAIRDMKEGIKMIRLLTPYKFKEEEKYKMLKDLPWKKPNLGGYTTNCLVLGLALNRFFEKYGFSFEIDRIATLVRLGLLSKEKGKKLLEKPEVPEEVYEELKKRGLKI, encoded by the coding sequence ATGGAATGTTCTATCTGTGTTCATACATCAAAAACAAAAAAAATTATTGACTATAATGGTAAAAAGATTTGTATAGATTGCTTAACAATGTTAAAGTATCCTCCAAATTTTGAAAAGATGAAGGAAGAAGTTGAAAATATTTTATACAATTTAAAAAAAGAAAATAAAAAATATCATTGTATTTTAGCATTTTCAGGGGGAAAAGATAGTGTTTTATCTCTAAAATTATTAGTTGAGAAGTTTAAATTAAATCCATTGTGTGTTATGGTTGATAATAAATATATTGCCAACGAAGCAATAGAAAATGCCTTAAATGTAACTAAACATTACAATGTAGATTTGATTATATTAAATAGAGACTTTACAGATTTATTTGAGGATGTGATAAAAAGAGGAGAGAGTCCTTGCAGAAGATGTTCAAGATTAATATTAAGAGAAGTTTGGAGATTTGCCAAACTATTGAATATAAAATATATAGTAACTGGTCACGAACTGCCTTTTGGGCACTCGGCAATAAGAGATATGAAAGAGGGCATAAAGATGATAAGATTATTAACCCCATACAAATTTAAAGAGGAGGAAAAATACAAAATGCTAAAAGATCTTCCTTGGAAAAAGCCAAATTTGGGTGGTTATACTACAAACTGTTTAGTTTTAGGATTGGCACTAAATAGATTTTTTGAAAAATATGGGTTTAGTTTTGAGATTGATAGAATAGCAACACTCGTTAGATTAGGTTTGTTATCAAAAGAAAAAGGTAAAAAATTATTAGAAAAACCAGAAGTTCCAGAAGAAGTTTATGAAGAGTTAAAAAAGAGAGGATTAAAGATATAA
- a CDS encoding type II toxin-antitoxin system RelE/ParE family toxin: MKVYFKKSFIKDLKNLPKNIQIKIKKLVFEEIPNKNSLSEIPDVKKLKGAENYYRIRIGDYRIGFKYENGKIIFYRVLHRKQIYKKFP; encoded by the coding sequence ATGAAAGTATATTTTAAAAAATCTTTTATTAAAGATTTAAAAAATCTACCTAAAAATATACAAATAAAGATTAAAAAATTAGTTTTTGAAGAAATTCCCAATAAAAATAGTTTATCTGAAATTCCAGATGTAAAAAAGTTAAAAGGGGCAGAGAATTACTACAGAATTAGAATAGGGGATTATAGAATTGGTTTTAAATATGAAAATGGGAAGATTATTTTTTATAGAGTATTACACAGAAAACAGATTTACAAAAAATTTCCATGA
- the trmY gene encoding tRNA (pseudouridine(54)-N(1))-methyltransferase TrmY: MREFIFKANKTITSSNINLKDLPGSCGRLDLLCRCVSDAFFLSHDIRRDVIFYSVLYGQPNPPVCLKFVGSELKKVSPDERNIAIFIKKALKKFEESDEDQRNDWILSTPGIYVKKLEFRDLILEKINEGKNIYYLHKNGEDVENVDIKNPVFVIGDHIGIGEEDEKFLDKIKAKKISLSPLELHANHCITIIHNVLDKRQY, translated from the coding sequence ATGAGAGAATTTATATTTAAGGCAAATAAAACAATAACATCCTCAAACATAAATTTAAAAGATTTGCCGGGAAGTTGTGGAAGGTTAGATTTATTGTGTAGATGTGTTAGTGATGCCTTCTTTTTATCTCATGATATAAGGAGGGATGTAATTTTTTATTCTGTATTATATGGACAACCCAATCCACCAGTATGTTTAAAATTTGTTGGTAGTGAATTAAAAAAGGTTTCTCCAGATGAAAGAAATATAGCCATATTTATAAAAAAGGCTCTAAAAAAATTTGAAGAATCTGATGAAGATCAAAGAAATGATTGGATTTTATCAACACCCGGAATTTATGTAAAGAAATTAGAATTTAGAGACTTGATATTAGAAAAGATTAATGAGGGGAAGAATATTTATTATTTACATAAAAATGGGGAAGATGTTGAAAATGTTGATATAAAAAATCCTGTTTTTGTAATTGGTGATCATATAGGAATTGGAGAAGAAGATGAGAAATTTTTAGATAAGATTAAAGCTAAAAAAATATCTCTGTCACCATTAGAGTTACATGCTAATCATTGCATAACAATAATACACAATGTTTTAGATAAACGACAGTATTAG
- a CDS encoding antitoxin: protein MGIVQSYITDEKGNIKGVIVDYKIFKKIEELLLDYGLLKAMEEVEDEEEIDLETAKKLLE from the coding sequence ATGGGCATTGTTCAATCATATATTACAGATGAGAAAGGAAATATTAAAGGAGTTATAGTAGATTATAAGATATTTAAAAAAATTGAAGAATTATTATTAGATTATGGACTTTTAAAGGCTATGGAAGAGGTAGAAGATGAGGAAGAAATTGATTTAGAAACGGCTAAAAAGTTATTAGAATAG
- a CDS encoding DEAD/DEAH box helicase, with amino-acid sequence MKTILNEFNNLLMEKFGFSLRTYQEYVIKDIINSVSQGNNFIVVSMPTGSGKTLIEIFTAYYALKTSKSRILVLEPTRFLCDQMYSKLWSKLFDNIVGKEYEGNCSSFLDANKKIVISTPQTALKCATAIKEEFNVVIINEIHHAFGGKHYRDLLVKLNPNFVFGFTALLPSKKRYSLDTRVQSLLGEPTILNYDFKKLSEIDPSFQPPKAIADLFDAEMNEIEETVYNNFFCGNIPGDPRAIKFLENTLVRYGKRAFCESLKRAIVKNRILEYDSDSAKLCNSNEPSHKARALCEIFLVYDVKNNDSLKPIIVFTSRKATAYEFKEVIVRSIGLSTHKVEVLTSDMSKEERLNLMKRAKEGHVDVIISTLVGEEGVDIPEAGLLIMSDTPKSPLRFYQRLGRLIRLASPKKIKYLVLTLTPKTREYGDVEEALWNLYSEGVDVNYIIYNLNEKGPELRILDILDKFSNIYNDVAIPYTLITLGRVISDPITYLLNIAKSDENFIEDLKNMGFNIESDKDLSNLFFLILTSPWLRGYVEIKRILKNLDKQINKGSFSEVLDKAIYNNHVFYIYDVELLSDFIFKELKRLYDDSKSEGITYCENAFFRLDRKSILKLFMKIFPFKLLDNIKERLKDLVHTLEENLKNFKENKYYSLRIDYGRYNDKNKSLSSKIIISVSVDVRIYLEAHINYYNISIKNEETYKKIRELITLNLLAIGYRSIEKFFELYEETTS; translated from the coding sequence ATGAAGACAATACTTAATGAATTTAATAACTTACTTATGGAGAAGTTTGGCTTTTCGCTAAGGACTTATCAAGAGTATGTGATTAAAGACATTATTAATTCTGTTTCACAAGGAAATAACTTTATTGTCGTTTCTATGCCTACTGGTAGCGGTAAAACACTAATTGAAATTTTTACGGCATATTATGCCCTTAAAACTTCTAAATCACGTATTTTAGTACTCGAACCCACCAGATTTTTATGTGATCAAATGTATTCTAAGTTATGGAGCAAACTTTTTGATAATATCGTTGGGAAAGAATATGAAGGAAATTGTTCCAGTTTTTTAGATGCAAATAAAAAAATCGTTATATCAACCCCTCAAACAGCCTTAAAATGTGCAACTGCCATAAAGGAGGAGTTTAATGTTGTAATTATAAATGAAATTCACCATGCATTTGGAGGAAAGCATTATAGAGATCTGTTAGTAAAATTGAATCCTAACTTTGTATTTGGTTTTACAGCATTACTTCCAAGTAAAAAAAGATATTCTTTAGATACTAGAGTGCAATCATTATTAGGAGAACCTACCATTTTAAATTATGATTTTAAGAAGTTGTCTGAAATAGATCCTTCATTTCAACCTCCAAAAGCCATTGCAGACTTATTTGATGCTGAAATGAATGAAATTGAAGAAACTGTATATAATAATTTTTTCTGTGGGAATATTCCAGGGGACCCAAGAGCAATTAAATTCCTCGAAAATACATTAGTTCGTTATGGTAAAAGAGCATTTTGTGAAAGTCTAAAAAGAGCAATAGTAAAAAATAGAATACTAGAATATGATTCTGACTCTGCAAAATTATGTAATTCAAATGAACCCTCTCATAAAGCTAGAGCATTATGTGAAATATTTTTAGTATATGATGTTAAAAACAATGATTCTCTAAAGCCTATTATAGTGTTTACGTCACGTAAGGCTACGGCTTATGAATTTAAGGAAGTTATAGTAAGGTCTATTGGTTTATCTACTCATAAAGTTGAAGTATTAACAAGTGATATGAGTAAAGAGGAGAGATTGAATTTAATGAAAAGGGCTAAAGAGGGGCATGTTGATGTTATCATTTCTACACTGGTTGGTGAGGAGGGTGTAGATATTCCAGAAGCTGGCTTGCTTATAATGAGTGATACTCCAAAAAGTCCTTTGAGATTTTACCAACGATTAGGTCGCCTTATTAGACTGGCAAGTCCAAAGAAAATAAAATATTTAGTCCTTACTCTAACACCAAAAACAAGAGAGTATGGGGATGTGGAAGAAGCATTATGGAATTTGTATAGTGAGGGAGTAGATGTAAATTATATTATATATAATTTAAATGAAAAGGGGCCTGAATTGAGAATATTGGATATATTGGATAAATTCTCAAATATTTACAATGATGTTGCTATTCCTTATACTCTTATAACCCTTGGTAGAGTAATAAGTGACCCAATAACTTATCTTTTGAATATCGCTAAAAGTGATGAAAATTTTATAGAAGATCTCAAAAATATGGGTTTTAATATAGAATCTGATAAAGATCTTAGTAATTTATTTTTTTTAATACTTACCAGTCCTTGGTTACGAGGTTATGTAGAAATAAAAAGAATATTAAAAAATCTTGATAAACAAATAAATAAGGGTAGTTTTAGTGAAGTATTAGATAAAGCCATCTATAATAACCACGTATTTTATATTTATGATGTAGAACTACTATCTGACTTTATATTTAAAGAATTGAAAAGATTATATGATGATAGTAAATCAGAAGGAATAACATACTGTGAAAATGCATTTTTTAGGTTAGATAGAAAGTCAATATTAAAATTGTTTATGAAGATATTTCCATTTAAACTACTTGATAATATTAAAGAGAGACTTAAAGATTTAGTTCATACATTAGAAGAAAACCTTAAAAATTTCAAAGAAAATAAGTATTATTCTCTACGCATAGATTATGGAAGATATAATGACAAAAATAAATCACTTTCATCAAAAATTATCATATCTGTAAGTGTAGATGTTAGGATATATTTAGAGGCTCATATAAATTATTACAATATTTCTATAAAAAATGAAGAGACATATAAGAAAATTAGAGAGCTAATAACACTTAATCTACTTGCAATAGGTTATAGAAGTATAGAGAAATTCTTTGAACTTTATGAGGAAACTACTTCTTAA
- a CDS encoding CDP-2,3-bis-(O-geranylgeranyl)-sn-glycerol synthase, with protein MFYKLLFESLWYILPAYVANASACVFGGGTPVDLGKNFIDGKRLIGDGVTYRGCIFGILCGTLVGLIQGILVDFNIFGSLDFYGTVLDHVILAFFLSTGAIVGDAVGSFIKRRLNIERGRPAPLLDQLDFVIGAIAFGYILAPIPYEMIITICLITLFVHLLGNIIAYKLGIKDIWW; from the coding sequence ATGTTCTATAAGTTGTTGTTTGAATCGTTGTGGTATATTCTTCCAGCGTATGTGGCTAATGCATCAGCGTGTGTATTTGGAGGAGGCACACCAGTAGATTTAGGGAAAAATTTTATTGATGGCAAAAGGTTAATAGGAGATGGTGTAACATATAGAGGTTGCATTTTTGGAATTCTCTGTGGAACATTGGTTGGCTTAATACAGGGAATTTTGGTAGATTTTAATATTTTTGGAAGTTTGGATTTTTATGGCACTGTTTTAGACCATGTTATATTGGCATTCTTTTTATCTACTGGGGCAATTGTTGGAGATGCTGTGGGAAGTTTTATAAAAAGGAGATTAAATATTGAGAGAGGAAGACCAGCCCCTCTATTAGATCAACTTGATTTTGTCATTGGAGCAATTGCCTTTGGTTATATTTTAGCACCAATACCTTATGAAATGATAATAACAATTTGTTTAATTACTTTATTTGTTCATCTACTTGGAAATATAATTGCCTATAAATTGGGAATTAAAGATATTTGGTGGTAA
- the cobT gene encoding nicotinate mononucleotide-dependent phosphoribosyltransferase CobT, with protein MDIITINENGFLDKIKGKKPLFTCVISSIETTTYIPISGVHRDVIKYTPAADVELVFCGKSLSLKTPPIDSTGSPTPAIITRSCVELKNIKNLHIDAGAFIKPKIPFIEIDYKPTGKIEEGKAMNNSKELFKKGYLLGKNLEADILIVGECVPGGTTTALGVLLGLGYEAEGKVSSGSVNNPHELKIEVVKKGLKKANINKNSSVFDVLNAVGDKMMPVVAGLAISFAERKKPVILSGGTQMSAVLAVIKEINKEILKKNLVAIGTTEFVLNDKKGDLRGIVEQIWDIPILASKFYFENSKIEGLRNYCKGSVKEGVGAGGIGVYSIVNGLNPIKLREHIERKYINLFLDLQQKPL; from the coding sequence ATGGATATAATAACAATAAATGAAAATGGATTTTTAGATAAAATTAAAGGAAAAAAGCCATTATTTACTTGCGTAATTTCATCTATTGAAACTACAACATATATTCCAATATCTGGCGTTCATAGAGATGTTATTAAATATACCCCAGCGGCGGATGTGGAACTTGTTTTCTGTGGAAAATCTTTAAGTTTAAAAACTCCTCCAATAGATTCAACAGGCTCTCCTACGCCAGCAATTATTACGAGAAGTTGTGTTGAATTAAAAAATATAAAAAACTTACACATAGATGCTGGAGCCTTTATAAAGCCAAAAATTCCATTTATTGAAATTGACTATAAACCAACGGGAAAAATAGAAGAAGGTAAAGCAATGAACAACTCCAAGGAATTATTTAAAAAAGGTTATCTATTAGGAAAAAATTTGGAGGCGGATATTTTAATTGTAGGAGAATGCGTTCCTGGGGGGACAACAACTGCCTTGGGTGTTTTGTTAGGTTTAGGCTATGAGGCAGAGGGAAAAGTTAGTTCTGGCTCTGTAAATAATCCACACGAGTTAAAAATAGAAGTTGTAAAAAAGGGATTAAAAAAAGCAAATATAAATAAAAATTCATCTGTTTTTGATGTTTTAAATGCAGTAGGAGATAAGATGATGCCTGTTGTTGCTGGTTTAGCAATAAGTTTCGCTGAAAGAAAAAAGCCAGTTATATTATCTGGTGGAACTCAGATGAGTGCTGTTCTTGCAGTTATAAAAGAAATCAACAAAGAAATTTTAAAAAAGAATTTAGTAGCAATAGGAACAACAGAATTTGTTTTAAATGACAAAAAAGGGGATTTAAGAGGGATAGTTGAGCAAATTTGGGATATTCCTATATTGGCATCTAAATTTTATTTTGAAAATTCAAAAATTGAAGGTTTAAGAAATTACTGCAAAGGTTCTGTAAAGGAAGGCGTGGGAGCTGGAGGAATAGGAGTATATAGCATAGTTAATGGATTAAATCCTATAAAATTGAGAGAACATATTGAAAGGAAATATATAAATCTATTTTTAGATTTACAACAAAAACCTTTATAG
- the cfbB gene encoding Ni-sirohydrochlorin a,c-diamide synthase — protein sequence MKRVVIAGTSSEVGKTVISTGIMKALSKKYNVQGYKVGPDYIDPTYHNIATGNKSRNLDSFFMNNEQIKYLFQKHSKNKDISIIEGVRGLYEGLSPIDDIGSTASIAKALDSPIILIVNAKSLTRSAIAIIKGFINFDNVKIRGVIFNFVRSEKHIKKLKEAMQYYLPDVEIVGFIPRNENFKVEGRHLGLVPTPENLEEINKKIETWGNLVEEYLDLEKIVEIADEDYEYIDDVFLWEINENYKKIGVAYDEVFNFYYWDIFDALKENKAKIEFFSPLKDCEVPDADILYIGGGYPEIFKEELSNNKEMIESIREFDGYIYGECGGLMYLTKSINNTPMVGLLNCSSIMDKKVQGLSYVKAEFLENCLIGRKGLTFKGHEFHYSKLVNIKEERFAYRILRGRGIINNLDGIFNGRVLAGYLHNHPVANPYFASSMVNFNG from the coding sequence ATGAAGAGAGTAGTTATTGCTGGAACATCAAGTGAAGTAGGGAAAACAGTTATATCTACTGGAATTATGAAGGCGTTGTCTAAAAAGTATAATGTTCAAGGGTATAAAGTTGGTCCAGATTATATTGACCCAACTTATCATAATATAGCCACTGGAAATAAATCAAGGAATTTAGATTCTTTTTTTATGAATAATGAGCAAATAAAATATCTTTTTCAAAAACATTCAAAAAATAAGGATATAAGTATAATTGAAGGTGTTAGAGGATTATATGAGGGATTATCTCCTATAGACGATATAGGAAGCACTGCGAGTATAGCTAAGGCTTTAGATAGTCCTATAATTCTTATAGTCAATGCAAAGAGTTTAACGAGAAGTGCAATAGCAATAATAAAAGGTTTCATAAACTTTGATAATGTAAAAATTAGAGGAGTGATTTTTAATTTCGTTAGAAGTGAAAAACATATTAAGAAATTAAAAGAGGCAATGCAATATTATCTCCCAGATGTGGAAATAGTTGGCTTTATTCCAAGAAATGAAAATTTTAAAGTGGAAGGTAGGCATTTAGGTTTAGTTCCTACACCAGAAAACTTAGAAGAAATTAATAAAAAAATAGAGACTTGGGGAAATTTAGTTGAAGAATATTTAGATTTGGAAAAGATTGTTGAAATTGCAGATGAAGATTATGAATATATAGATGATGTTTTCTTGTGGGAGATTAATGAAAATTATAAAAAAATAGGTGTTGCTTATGATGAAGTATTTAATTTTTATTATTGGGACATTTTTGATGCTTTAAAAGAAAATAAGGCAAAAATAGAATTTTTTAGTCCATTAAAAGATTGTGAAGTTCCAGATGCAGATATTTTATACATTGGAGGAGGATATCCAGAGATTTTTAAAGAGGAGTTAAGCAACAATAAAGAGATGATTGAAAGTATTAGAGAATTTGACGGCTATATATATGGAGAGTGTGGGGGTTTGATGTATTTAACTAAATCTATTAACAATACTCCTATGGTTGGTTTATTAAACTGCTCATCTATAATGGATAAGAAAGTTCAAGGATTAAGTTATGTTAAAGCAGAGTTCTTAGAAAATTGCTTAATAGGAAGGAAAGGATTAACATTTAAAGGGCATGAGTTCCATTACTCAAAATTGGTTAATATAAAAGAGGAGAGATTTGCATATAGAATATTAAGAGGTAGAGGAATAATAAACAATTTAGATGGAATTTTTAATGGAAGGGTTTTAGCTGGTTATTTACACAATCACCCAGTTGCTAATCCTTATTTTGCCTCGTCTATGGTTAATTTCAATGGATAA
- a CDS encoding ACT domain-containing protein codes for MITIDIELKDKPGELLKVLTPISKYGANIISVIHSREDKRGGKVPVRIVIDIEDYEKLKKILEDLEKEGAIIKKIDGKDKKVYLDVVVIGHVVDTDIKDTIDRINEIGLVEDLDLIMPHPDKESSAIMRIIIDKDKINELFYLFDKLEKEKNLFFIKSIL; via the coding sequence ATGATAACCATAGATATTGAATTAAAAGATAAACCAGGAGAGTTGTTAAAAGTTTTAACACCAATATCAAAGTATGGAGCTAATATAATAAGTGTGATTCATTCAAGAGAAGATAAGAGAGGAGGAAAGGTTCCTGTTAGAATAGTTATTGACATTGAAGATTATGAAAAATTAAAAAAAATTTTAGAAGATTTAGAAAAAGAAGGAGCAATAATTAAAAAAATTGATGGAAAGGATAAAAAAGTTTATTTAGATGTCGTAGTTATTGGGCACGTTGTAGATACAGATATAAAAGATACAATAGATAGAATAAACGAAATTGGACTCGTAGAGGATTTAGATTTAATTATGCCACATCCAGATAAGGAATCTTCGGCAATTATGAGGATTATAATAGACAAAGATAAAATAAATGAACTTTTTTATTTATTTGATAAATTGGAAAAAGAAAAAAATTTGTTTTTTATAAAATCTATACTCTAA
- a CDS encoding archaemetzincin family Zn-dependent metalloprotease: MSVCSIFSVGDLIPSVKKETEKVIREKFKLLPRFEGKIPPDVRGSRDYQLLADIQLENVLINKPSDALFAVAITPYDLYSNGLNFVFGIAYPFRGCIVSYARLYSDNEKLFLSRVRKEVTHEMGHVFGLSHCPNPKCVMHFSNSLYDTDYKEEEFCSNCKKKLYLSMKNLGLI, encoded by the coding sequence ATGTCTGTCTGTTCTATCTTTTCTGTTGGAGATTTAATTCCCTCTGTTAAGAAAGAAACTGAAAAAGTTATAAGAGAAAAGTTTAAACTACTACCTCGTTTTGAAGGAAAAATTCCTCCAGATGTTAGAGGTTCAAGAGATTATCAACTACTTGCAGACATACAACTTGAAAATGTCCTTATTAATAAACCTTCTGATGCTCTCTTTGCTGTTGCAATAACTCCCTATGACCTCTATTCTAATGGGCTTAACTTTGTATTTGGAATTGCTTATCCATTTAGAGGGTGTATAGTCTCTTACGCAAGGTTATATTCAGATAATGAAAAACTATTCCTCTCAAGAGTTAGAAAAGAAGTTACTCACGAAATGGGTCATGTTTTTGGTTTATCTCACTGTCCTAATCCTAAGTGTGTTATGCACTTCTCAAATTCTCTATATGATACTGACTATAAAGAAGAGGAGTTTTGTTCCAACTGTAAGAAAAAACTCTATCTCTCTATGAAAAATCTTGGTTTAATTTAA